Proteins encoded within one genomic window of Hevea brasiliensis isolate MT/VB/25A 57/8 chromosome 8, ASM3005281v1, whole genome shotgun sequence:
- the LOC110663913 gene encoding probable RNA helicase SDE3 isoform X1, whose product MSLFLEILRCVLCCVEDRRDENDDETYCVNTSWEPRVSRSIVPFNFRAIFGSRSSNSAKNGSTYVNSVERIYDVSSSSKSYRNYVPISSHIPEASSSWLPQSPSKEATYSSSPTPRPKPPASSSYQPQSLTRDITSSKPSLLSPAPSISSKSSPQAPKLPLSSNQAQPLIPEIPSSKPSPVSLTAPTSSLKPSPQAPSTSSKPSPLFSVTTASSSKTNPKAPPSSLGPSASSSKPPPTIKPTLTPASAYVIKSSQKPPIPEFQKSYSEPSPSPSEPLPSFKPTLAPASSSVTSQQTKANYVWVQKGTSPIYMIPKDIKDLIKNDRVPGVLKKPLSMSTYKDYFAALLYAEDFYIEKWCEFKLEKITLKLQQASIFKLSYFTENHEKDNKTFVTFEIDSCREKRPFLLSRDFVFARPSGNKTEPFQGVIYRVVRSTTVLVEFSEDFYAQHHSSRRYDVSFSFNRVCLKRAHQAVEAASDPLFKSYIFPDCDLRRRHPASSTAYFNYKLDADQTSAVRQILAFQGPPPYLIEGPLCVTKAKRNECRQLSKTGLVIQEAVLEIYRSSQQHRVLICAPINNTCDLLTSSLKKHIPESEMFRANAAFREIDGVPTDILPSCIYAGECFSCPRLQELRKYRVILSTYVSSFRLCNEGIAAGHFSHIFLVDASSATEPEAMVALANLANEKTAVIVTGASGNHPGWVRSDIARKNGLKDSYFERLRERNPYNRLDSMFITELVSVERKSDETDSFQSISFY is encoded by the exons ATGTCTCTGTTTCTTGAAATCTTGCGGTGTGTTCTTTGTTGTGTTGAAGATCGTAgagatgaaaatgatgatgaaacaTATTGTGTAAACACTTCATGGGAACCAAGGGTGTCACGAAGTATTGTTCCTTTTAATTTCAGGGCAATATTTGGTTCAAGGTCAAGTAATTCAGCAAAAAATGGATCCACATATGTTAACTCAGTGGAAAGAATATATGATGTGTCTAGTAGTTCAAAGAGTTACCGAAATTATGTACCTATATCTTCCCATATTCCAGAAGCATCTTCCTCTTGGCTGCCACAATCTCCATCCAAAGAAGCTACATATTCTTCAAGTCCAACTCCAAGACCTAAACCCCCAGCATCTTCTTCTTACCAACCTCAATCACTAACAAGGGATATAACTTCTTCTAAACCATCTCTTCTCTCTCCTGCACCttcaatttcatcaaaatcatccCCCCAGGCACCTAAACTCCCACTATCTTCGAACCAAGCCCAACCATTAATACCAGAAATACCTTCTTCTAAACCATCCCCAGTCTCTCTTACAGCTCCAACTTCTTCATTAAAACCATCCCCTCAAGCACCTTCAACTTCTTCTAAGCCATCTCCATTATTCTCTGTAACTACAGCATCTTCTTCCAAAACTAATCCTAAAGCACCTCCTTCTTCCTTGGGCCCTTCTGCATCATCATCCAAGCCACCTCCGACTATTAAGCCAACTCTAACTCCAGCTTCTGCATATGTCATCAAAAGCAGTCAAAAGCCACCTATTCCTGAATTCCAAAAATCCTATTCTGAACCATCTCCATCACCCTCTGAGCCCCTTCCATCTTTTAAGCCAACACTGGCTCCAGCTTCCTCAAGTGTCACTAGTCAACAGACAAAAGCCAACTATGTATGGGTTCAAAAGGGTACATCACCTATTTATATGATTCCCAAGGATATTAAAGATTTGATCAAGAACGACAGGGTGCCTGGAGTTCTGAAAAAGCCATTGTCTATGTCAACATATAAGGATTATTTTGCTGCTCTTCTTTATGCTGAAGACTTCTATATTGAG AAATGGTGTGAATTCaaattggagaaaatcacattaaAGTTGCAACAAGCATCAATCTTTAAACTGTCATACTTCACAGAGAATCATGAGAAGGATAATAAAACCTTTGTGACATTTGAGATTGACTCATGTCGTGAGAAGCGGCCATTTCTTTTATCAAGGGACTTTGTCTTTGCAAGACCTTCAGGAAATAAAACTGAGCCATTTCAG GGTGTTATCTATCGAGTGGTGAGGAGCACAACTGTGCTAGTTGAATTCAGTGAAGATTTTTATGCTCAGCATCATTCGTCTCGCAGATATGATGTTAGCTTCTCATTTAACAGAGTTTGTTTAAAAAGGGCTCATCAAGCGGTTGAAGCCGCCTCAGATCCTTTATTTAAAAGTTACATTTTCCCTGATTGTGACCTCAGAAGGAGACACCCTGCATCATCAACTGCCTATTTTAATTATAAACTTGATGCAGATCAAACATCCGCGGTTCGTCAGATCCTAGCCTTTCAGGGGCCACCACCTTATCTCATTGAGGGCCCACTCTGTGTAACTAAAGCAAAAAGGAATGAATGTAGACAACTATCAAAAACTGGGTTGGTTATCCAAGAAGCAGTGCTTGAAATTTATAGAAGCTCTCAACAGCACCGAGTTCTTATATGTGCACCTATTAACAACACATGTGATTTGCTGACAAGTAGCTTGAAGAAGCACATTCCTGAATCGGAAATGTTTCGAGCTAATGCTGCATTTCGAGAGATAGATGGGGTGCCTACTGATATCCTTCCTTCATGTATTTATGCAGGTGAATGTTTTTCTTGTCCTCGTCTTCAGGAACTCCGGAAATATAGAGTAATATTGTCAACTTATGTGAGTAGCTTCCGGCTATGTAATGAAGGCATTGCTGCTGGACATTTTAGTCACATTTTCTTGGTGGATGCCTCATCAGCTACTGAGCCTGAGGCAATGGTGGCACTGGCTAATTTGGCTAATGAGAAAACTGCTGTAATAGTCACTGGTGCATCGGGAAACCATCCAGGTTGGGTCCGCTCTGATATTGCTAGGAAAAATGGACTGAAGGATTCATACTTTGAAAGACTTCGCGAGAGAAATCCATACAATAGACTTGATTCAATGTTTATCACAGAATTGGTCAGCGTCGAGCGCAAATCAGATGAAACAGATAGCTTTCAGTCAATCTCGTTTTATTAA
- the LOC110663913 gene encoding probable RNA helicase SDE3 isoform X2 — translation MSLFLEILRCVLCCVEDRRDENDDETYCVNTSWEPRVSRSIVPFNFRAIFGSRSSNSAKNGSTYVNSVERIYDVSSSSKSYRNYVPISSHIPEASSSWLPQSPSKEATYSSSPTPRPKPPASSSYQPQSLTRDITSSKPSLLSPAPSISSKSSPQAPKLPLSSNQAQPLIPEIPSSKPSPVSLTAPTSSLKPSPQAPSTSSKPSPLFSVTTASSSKTNPKAPPSSLGPSASSSKPPPTIKPTLTPASAYVIKSSQKPPIPEFQKSYSEPSPSPSEPLPSFKPTLAPASSSVTSQQTKANYVWVQKGTSPIYMIPKDIKDLIKNDRVPGVLKKPLSMSTYKDYFAALLYAEDFYIEGVIYRVVRSTTVLVEFSEDFYAQHHSSRRYDVSFSFNRVCLKRAHQAVEAASDPLFKSYIFPDCDLRRRHPASSTAYFNYKLDADQTSAVRQILAFQGPPPYLIEGPLCVTKAKRNECRQLSKTGLVIQEAVLEIYRSSQQHRVLICAPINNTCDLLTSSLKKHIPESEMFRANAAFREIDGVPTDILPSCIYAGECFSCPRLQELRKYRVILSTYVSSFRLCNEGIAAGHFSHIFLVDASSATEPEAMVALANLANEKTAVIVTGASGNHPGWVRSDIARKNGLKDSYFERLRERNPYNRLDSMFITELVSVERKSDETDSFQSISFY, via the exons ATGTCTCTGTTTCTTGAAATCTTGCGGTGTGTTCTTTGTTGTGTTGAAGATCGTAgagatgaaaatgatgatgaaacaTATTGTGTAAACACTTCATGGGAACCAAGGGTGTCACGAAGTATTGTTCCTTTTAATTTCAGGGCAATATTTGGTTCAAGGTCAAGTAATTCAGCAAAAAATGGATCCACATATGTTAACTCAGTGGAAAGAATATATGATGTGTCTAGTAGTTCAAAGAGTTACCGAAATTATGTACCTATATCTTCCCATATTCCAGAAGCATCTTCCTCTTGGCTGCCACAATCTCCATCCAAAGAAGCTACATATTCTTCAAGTCCAACTCCAAGACCTAAACCCCCAGCATCTTCTTCTTACCAACCTCAATCACTAACAAGGGATATAACTTCTTCTAAACCATCTCTTCTCTCTCCTGCACCttcaatttcatcaaaatcatccCCCCAGGCACCTAAACTCCCACTATCTTCGAACCAAGCCCAACCATTAATACCAGAAATACCTTCTTCTAAACCATCCCCAGTCTCTCTTACAGCTCCAACTTCTTCATTAAAACCATCCCCTCAAGCACCTTCAACTTCTTCTAAGCCATCTCCATTATTCTCTGTAACTACAGCATCTTCTTCCAAAACTAATCCTAAAGCACCTCCTTCTTCCTTGGGCCCTTCTGCATCATCATCCAAGCCACCTCCGACTATTAAGCCAACTCTAACTCCAGCTTCTGCATATGTCATCAAAAGCAGTCAAAAGCCACCTATTCCTGAATTCCAAAAATCCTATTCTGAACCATCTCCATCACCCTCTGAGCCCCTTCCATCTTTTAAGCCAACACTGGCTCCAGCTTCCTCAAGTGTCACTAGTCAACAGACAAAAGCCAACTATGTATGGGTTCAAAAGGGTACATCACCTATTTATATGATTCCCAAGGATATTAAAGATTTGATCAAGAACGACAGGGTGCCTGGAGTTCTGAAAAAGCCATTGTCTATGTCAACATATAAGGATTATTTTGCTGCTCTTCTTTATGCTGAAGACTTCTATATTGAG GGTGTTATCTATCGAGTGGTGAGGAGCACAACTGTGCTAGTTGAATTCAGTGAAGATTTTTATGCTCAGCATCATTCGTCTCGCAGATATGATGTTAGCTTCTCATTTAACAGAGTTTGTTTAAAAAGGGCTCATCAAGCGGTTGAAGCCGCCTCAGATCCTTTATTTAAAAGTTACATTTTCCCTGATTGTGACCTCAGAAGGAGACACCCTGCATCATCAACTGCCTATTTTAATTATAAACTTGATGCAGATCAAACATCCGCGGTTCGTCAGATCCTAGCCTTTCAGGGGCCACCACCTTATCTCATTGAGGGCCCACTCTGTGTAACTAAAGCAAAAAGGAATGAATGTAGACAACTATCAAAAACTGGGTTGGTTATCCAAGAAGCAGTGCTTGAAATTTATAGAAGCTCTCAACAGCACCGAGTTCTTATATGTGCACCTATTAACAACACATGTGATTTGCTGACAAGTAGCTTGAAGAAGCACATTCCTGAATCGGAAATGTTTCGAGCTAATGCTGCATTTCGAGAGATAGATGGGGTGCCTACTGATATCCTTCCTTCATGTATTTATGCAGGTGAATGTTTTTCTTGTCCTCGTCTTCAGGAACTCCGGAAATATAGAGTAATATTGTCAACTTATGTGAGTAGCTTCCGGCTATGTAATGAAGGCATTGCTGCTGGACATTTTAGTCACATTTTCTTGGTGGATGCCTCATCAGCTACTGAGCCTGAGGCAATGGTGGCACTGGCTAATTTGGCTAATGAGAAAACTGCTGTAATAGTCACTGGTGCATCGGGAAACCATCCAGGTTGGGTCCGCTCTGATATTGCTAGGAAAAATGGACTGAAGGATTCATACTTTGAAAGACTTCGCGAGAGAAATCCATACAATAGACTTGATTCAATGTTTATCACAGAATTGGTCAGCGTCGAGCGCAAATCAGATGAAACAGATAGCTTTCAGTCAATCTCGTTTTATTAA
- the LOC110663909 gene encoding probable RNA helicase SDE3, which produces MSLFLEILRAIFGSGSRNSANSGSTNFNSVERIYDVSGSSNRNSSSPETSSCWLPQSSSKEATSSSSPTPSRPKPPASSSYQRQSLTWDITSYKPSLLSPAPPISSKSSPRAPKLPLSSNQAEPLMPEIPSSKPSPVSLTAPTSSLKPSTQAPLTSFKPSPSPSEPLPSFKPTLAPASSNVTSQQTKANYVLVQKDASPIYMIPMDIQDLIKKDKVPGVLKRPLSMSTYKDYFAALLYAEDFYVEKWSQFKLENITLKLQQASIFKLSSFSESHEKDNKTLVTFEIDSCHERRPFLLSRDFVFARPSGNKTEPFQGVIYRVVRSTTVLVEFSEDFYAQHHSSRRYDVSFSFNRVCLKRAHQAVEAASDPLFKSYIFPDCDLRRRHPASSTAYFNYKLDADQTSAVRQILAFQGPPPYLIEGPLCVTKAKRNECRQLSKTGLVIQEAVLEIYRSSQQHRVLICAPINNTCDLLTSSLKKHIPESEMFRANAAFREIDGVPTDILPSCIYAGECFSCPRLQELRKYRVILSTYVSSFRLCNEGIAAGHFSHIFLVDASSATEPEAMVALANLANEKTAVIVTGAPGNHPGWVRSDIARKSGLMDSYFERLRKTNPYNRLDSMFITKLDSVERKSDDTDSFQSFSFY; this is translated from the exons ATGTCTCTGTTTCTTGAAATCTTGCG GGCAATATTTGGTTCAGGGTCAAGAAATTCAGCAAACAGTGGATCCACAAACTTTAACTCAGTGGAAAGAATATATGATGTGTCTGGTAGTTCAAATAGAAATTCCAGTAGTCCAGAAACATCTTCCTGTTGGCTACCACAATCTTCATCCAAAGAAGCCACATCTTCTTCAAGTCCAACTCCATCAAGACCTAAACCCCCAGCATCTTCTTCTTACCAACGTCAATCACTAACATGGGATATAACTTCTTACAAACCATCTCTGCTCTCTCCTGCACCcccaatttcatcaaaatcatccCCCCGGGCACCTAAACTCCCACTATCTTCGAACCAAGCTGAACCATTAATGCCAGAAATACCCTCTTCTAAACCATCGCCAGTTTCTCTTACAGCTCCAACTTCTTCGTTAAAACCATCCACTCAAGCACCTTTAACTTCTTTTAAACCATCTCCATCACCCTCTGAGCCCCTTCCATCTTTTAAGCCAACACTGGCTCCGGCTTCCTCAAATGTCACTAGTCAACAGACAAAAGCCAACTACGTATTAGTTCAAAAGGATGCATCACCTATTTATATGATTCCTATGGATATACAAGATTTGATCAAGAAAGACAAGGTGCCTGGAGTTCTTAAAAGGCCATTGTCTATGTCAACATATAAGGACTATTTTGCTGCTCTTCTTTATGCTGAAGACTTCTATGTTGAG AAATGGAGTCAGTTCAAATTGGAGAATATCACGTTAAAGTTGCAACAAGCATCAATCTTTAAACTGTCATCCTTCTCAGAGAGTCATGAGAAGGATAATAAAACCTTGGTGACATTTGAGATTGACTCATGTCATGAGAGGCGGCCATTTCTCTTATCAAGGGACTTTGTATTTGCAAGACCTTCAGGAAATAAAACTGAGCCATTTCAG GGTGTTATCTATCGAGTGGTGAGGAGCACAACTGTGCTAGTTGAATTCAGTGAAGATTTTTATGCTCAGCATCATTCGTCTCGCAGATATGATGTTAGCTTCTCATTTAACAGAGTTTGTTTAAAAAGGGCTCATCAAGCAGTTGAAGCCGCTTCAGATCCTTTATTTAAAAGTTACATTTTCCCTGATTGTGACCTCAGAAGGAGACACCCTGCATCATCAACTGCCTATTTTAATTATAAACTTGATGCAGATCAAACATCCGCGGTTCGTCAGATCCTAGCCTTTCAGGGGCCACCACCTTATCTCATTGAGGGCCCACTCTGTGTAACTAAAGCAAAAAGGAATGAATGTAGACAACTATCAAAAACTGGGTTGGTTATCCAAGAAGCAGTGCTTGAAATTTATAGAAGCTCTCAACAGCACCGAGTTCTTATATGTGCACCTATTAACAACACATGTGATTTGCTGACAAGTAGCTTGAAGAAGCACATTCCTGAATCGGAAATGTTTCGAGCTAATGCTGCATTTCGAGAGATAGATGGGGTGCCTACTGATATCCTTCCTTCATGTATTTATGCAGGTGAATGTTTTTCTTGTCCTCGTCTTCAGGAACTCCGGAAATATAGAGTAATATTGTCAACTTATGTGAGCAGCTTCCGGCTATGTAATGAAGGCATTGCTGCTGGACATTTTAGTCACATTTTCTTGGTGGATGCCTCATCAGCTACTGAGCCTGAGGCAATGGTGGCACTAGCTAATTTGGCTAATGAGAAAACTGCTGTAATAGTCACTGGTGCACCGGGAAACCATCCAGGTTGGGTCCGCTCTGATATTGCTAGGAAAAGTGGACTGATGGATTCATACTTTGAAAGACTTCGCAAGACAAATCCATACAATAGACTAGATTCAATGTTTATCACAAAGTTGGACAGCGTCGAGCGCAAATCAGATGATACAGATAGCTTTCAGTCATTCTCCTTCTATTAA
- the LOC110663911 gene encoding WAT1-related protein At1g25270 → MAAAGKMVMKIFKWLHELKPVLLMVVVQFCFAGVNVFYKLATYDGMSLRVIVAYRFIFATVFLIPLALIFERKSRPKLTWTILFQAFLCGFFGGSLSQNLYFESLVLTSATFATAMANLIPAVTFILAASFGLEKMGISTLAGKAKVVGTLMGIGGAMLLTFYKGSEIHIWSTHVNLLKLVTPHGGHVAASDNTRVLGCILAMGNCISFSLWLIIQAKMSAKYPCPYSSTALMSIMAAIQSVVYTLCVEKDWKQWKLGWNIRLCTAAYAGIVVQGMMITLMIWCVRIKGPLFATIFYPLMLVFTALEGSLLLDEELHLGSIIGSAFIVCGLYAVLWGKDAEMKKICQLLPLKNSVEDETTNGSSKNDKGKNLSSEKIQGKEETEEGTDQDKV, encoded by the exons ATGGCTGCTGCTGGTAAGATGGTGATGAAAATTTTCAAGTGGTTGCATGAGCTGAAGCCAGTGTTATTAATGGTGGTGGTTCAGTTCTGTTTTGCTGGTGTTAATGTGTTCTACAAATTGGCTACCTATGATGGTATGAGCTTGAGGGTCATTGTTGCCTACAGATTCATCTTTGCCACTGTGTTCTTGATTCCTCTTGCTCTCATCTTTGAgag AAAGAGCAGGCCTAAGCTTACATGGACAATACTGTTTCAAGCATTTCTCTGTGGCTTCTTTGG AGGATCATTGTCTCAAAACCTATACTTTGAGAGTTTGGTGTTGACATCTGCAACATTTGCTACTGCCATGGCTAATCTTATACCAGCTGTCACTTTCATCTTAGCTGCTTCTTTTGG GTTGGAGAAGATGGGAATATCAACTCTGGCAGGAAAGGCAAAAGTGGTGGGAACATTAATGGGAATCGGCGGAGCAATGCTATTGACATTTTACAAAGGGTCGGAAATTCACATCTGGTCGACACATGTCAACCTGTTGAAGCTCGTTACACCACATGGAGGACACGTGGCAGCATCAGACAACACTCGTGTATTGGGGTGCATACTTGCCATGGGCAATTGCATCTCATTTTCTTTGTGGTTAATAATTCAAGCTAAAATGAGTGCAAAATATCCCTGCCCATATTCAAGCACAGCATTGATGTCGATAATGGCAGCAATCCAATCGGTTGTTTATACCCTCTGCGTTGAGAAAGATTGGAAGCAATGGAAATTGGGTTGGAACATAAGGCTGTGCACTGCAGCCTATGCG GGAATAGTAGTGCAGGGGATGATGATAACTTTGATGATATGGTGCGTGAGGATTAAGGGTCCATTATTTGCAACAATTTTTTACCCTCTAATGCTTGTGTTTACGGCCTTGGAGGGATCTCTGCTACTTGATGAGGAATTACACCTTGGAAG CATAATAGGATCAGCCTTCATTGTGTGCGGGTTATACGCAGTGTTGTGGGGTAAAGATGCAGAGATGAAGAAAATCTGCCAACTCCTTCCATTGAAAAACTCTGTAGAAGATGAAACCACAAATGGCTCTAGTAAGAATGATAAAGGTAAGAATTTATCATCAGAAAAGATACAGGGaaaagaagaaacagaagagggAACTGATCAAGACAAGGTATAG